CAACAGCAGCTGTTTGGTTTGGTTGAAGAAACATCACTAATTCAAAAGGACAGAAAAAAGACATTACAATAATCAGTACAGCAGAAAAACCTGGCTAAAAGTTCATAAAACATACCATGAGAACACCTTATTTCTTCAAACATTGAATTATAGTGACATCTTTTCAGCTGCAGTTGTTAGAGAAAGTAACATCATCAGTGTTGTTGATGAAATGGCAAAGTTGAAAGGGGCGAGGTTATGCCTAAAATGGCTGCTGTTCACATAATTTTGGACATCACACATACTCTGTCATAGATGACCTGACgagcacacacacatgtattcttACTCACAGTCGTAGATTCACAGACATGTACACATAGtgctcacacacaccttttcGAAGCGATGGATTGTAGGCTATTCTGGGGATTAGCTACGGTTTCTTATCCTGGGCATGAGCTAGGGCTTTCTCGTCACTGGACGAGCACTCGAAGCGCTGTGAGGCGATGGCCGCTTGGAGGGACATGCTCTTCCTCACTACGTCCCCCCTCCTCCACAGAGTTATCTCCTAGAACAAGGCAGTGTTAATGAGGCACCAAATGGACAAAAacagaaggaaacagagagagactacctgaacttgtccagtAAGAATGTTCAATATTACTTTTCTGTTGCGCTAATCAACacataccaggtaacacacaACCAACTAATATATAGTGGTGTACACCTCATGTTACGATGCAGCATGGTGTGACACAGGCATGATAGGACCTCTATTTAGTTTCCTTTCGTTACATCCATTATACAAAATCAATGTattgttacagccttactcttaCACAGCACCCATGCACAGAGTTGAAATGAGCAATGTGCCGACCTTGACTATTGAGATGTACCACAAATTAGACACCAATCAGACCAAATAGAACAACCGTGTAGAGCATTATGAACCAACACCTACCCATCTTCCATTCTGTCTCTACCACAGATCTAGTGTTTGTACTGTCTCTACCGTGTGTCTGCATGTACCTGCTGTTTGAAGTAACGCCTCTCCTCCTCGTCTATGAGCACCAGATTGAGGTAGTACCGCACAGAGTACTTCTTGTTGATGTCCCTCATCGTAGGAGTGATCTCATAGCCAGCCAGAAAAAGTCGAATAGGGATGGACTCCCCTGAAAGAGACAAAACCCATATTATTAAAGTGATAGTTCACTGTAAAATCCAAAAACGTTGTTTAGACGCTTTCTGTCCACATCCCATGCCCAGTGTGTAAATCCAGCCTTGTCAACTGTGCAGGTTGGTAGAAGGGGAAATCAGAGGACGGgggtcattgtaatggctggaatgaagtGAATGGAAAATTATCAAAACATAGttacattccagccattacaatgagcccgcaCTCCGATTTCCCCTtctaccagcctccactggttgtCAATGCCACTGACCTCTCACTGGTGCTCCATCCATAATCTCGTACTTGGCTATGGTGTCGTTCTCATGGTACACGTTTGTGCCCGTGCCAGTCGTCTCTCGCTTGATGATATTAATCTCCATGTGTCTGATCTTGATCCGTACCAACAGGAAGTAAATCTTCCCCACGATGACATCTTTTAGGTGGTACCTGCATTAAAATGACAGTTCTACGGTCTATGGACTGAAACCCAAACTGGTTTTGTTTTAACTGGTCACTTCAATCAAACGCTAATAAACACTGCTGAAAGAAGTGGTCATAATAACAAGAACGACGACATTGATTCACTCCCCTCAAACCGGTCAGTGTTCTTATAGAATTGCGACAAAAGCTACTTCAAAATGTTCTATTATGTTCAGGTGGTTTTTCCTTCACAAATCATATGATTTCTTATCATGGGAGTTTAGGGAAGATCAACCAGGGAGACTGAGGTTTCAGTAAAGCTCTGCTATCTCGCCCGccattcaaaaacagaaatatcgcAAGCCTTCCAATCAATGTATATGATAAACCATGGTAATAGAGTCATACTTAGACTTGTTGTACTCAAACTCGATGTGCAGGCAGTCTTCGATTCCCACTTCCATCTTGATAGAAGAGTTGAGGTCTGGGAACATACTGAGCGTGTGCACAACAATGTCCATTTCTTTACTGATGTTGTTCAGTCTCCGGCTTACAGTTACCCGCAGAAAGTAGCTGCAATATTGTtttttaagacaaaaaaaaagaaaTTGGGTAATAATACAGGATGCACAAAAAACTATTCAGAAGGTGTCCAATAACGCTGATAGGAGTCACATTCTCTCCATAAAGACCACAAATAGTTGGCGAGACATAGTAGAAGTGAAATCTGAGCCATGATGCATATACAGTAATATCAAGGCAAAGACCAACAGACTCTTAAAGGGATACATCGGGATTTTGGCAATAAGGCCCTTTATCTGCATTCCCAGAGTCATATgcactcgtggataccatttttatgtctctgtgtccagtatgaaggaagttaagaGATAGCTTCACGAGCCAATGCTAATTAGCATAAGCTCAGTGACTGGAAGTCATTGAATCCCGAAGGATCCCTTTGAAAACAGCTTTCATCCCATGGCCATAAGACTGTTACATAGATAACAACTACTGCTCCCCCTCAGAACTACCCTGCTGCTAaaatgatttgatttattactactactatgctGCTGTTCATTCATTGCAAATACCATTAGTACCCATTTAATTATCCTGCTACGGTCACTATTACTTCTGTTTACACTAGCATAGGTATGTATATATTCCTGCTGCCAGTCACTTTCCAGCCCTGTTCACACTTATTTATTCTGCCATCAGTCACTTTTTCCTAATCCCCaactacatatctacctcaaatactaAAGTATCCATGCACATTGTACATTTGAGAATAACTCAGTGCCACAGATGTGGCCCGCTCCCAAGGACTGGCTCTCATTCTCTGTGGCCGAGTAGACATTTAAGCGCGTTAACCCTCGTaaggctgccagcccaggcagcatccctagccacatcctcagagcatgcgcagatcagctggctggagtgtttacggacatattcaatctctccctatcccagtctgcagtccccacttgcttcaatatgtccacaattgttcctgtacccaaaggtaactgaactaaatgactatcgccctgttgCACTCATTTCTgtcaccatgaagtgctttgagaggctagttgaGGATCATATGCACTCTACCTTactggacaccctagacccacttcaatttgcatgccaccccaatagatctacagacgatgcaatcgcactgcacactgcacactgccctatcccatctggacaagaggaattcctatgtaagaatgctgttcattgactatagctcagtcctcaaaaccatagtaccctccaagctccaCATTAAGCTCGGGACCCTGGGTCTGTACCCCTTCCTCTACAACTAGGTCTTGGATATCCTGACAGGTCGCCCCCAGGGGTGTAGATAGGAAACAAAAccatcccgctgatcctcaacacaggggccccacaagggtggttgctcagccccctcctgtactccctattcacccattacttggctgactcttttctctgtatatatcaaagatgttgctcttgctgcgggcgattccctgatccacctctacgcagacgacaccattctgtatacttccgtcccgtccttggacactgtgctatctaatctccaaatgagcttcaatgccatacaacactccttccgtggcctccaactgctcttaaacgctagtaaaaccaaatgcatgcttttcaaccgttccatgcctgcacccgcacgcccgactagcatcaccaccctggatggttccgacctagaatatgtggacatctataagtacctaggtgtctggctagactgtaaactctccttccagactcatatcaaacatctaatctaaaatcaaatctagagtcagctttctattccgcaacaaagcctccttcactcacgccaccaaacttaccctagtaaaactgactatcctaccgatcctcgacttcggcgatgtcatctacaaaatggcttccaatactctactcagcaaactggatgcagtttatcacagtgccatccgttttgttactaaagcaccttataccaccctccactgcgacctgtatgctctagtcggctggccctcactacatattcgtcgccagacccactggctccaggtcatctacaagtccatgctaggtaaagctccgccttatctcagttcactggtcacgatggcaacacccacccgtagcacgcgctccagcaggtgtatctcactgatcatccccaaagccaacacctcatttggccgcctttcgttccagttctctgctgcctgtgactggaacgaattgcaaaaatcgctgaagttggagacttttatctccctcaccaacttcaaacatctgctatctgagcagctaaccgatcgctgcagctgtacatagtctattggtaaatagcccacccaattttacctacctcttccccatactgtttatatttatttacttttctgctcttttgcacaccaatatctctacctgtacatgatcatctgatcatttgtcactccagtgttaatctgcaatattgtaattattcgcctacctcctcatgctttttgcacacaatgtatatagactcttttttctactgtgttatttacttgttaattgtttactctgtaactgtgttgtctgttcacactgctatgctttatcttggccaggtctcagttgcaaatgagaacctgttctcaactagcctacctggttaaataaaggtgaaatttaaaattAAACTGAGTGGTCACGCAAGCCCTGAACTCAATCATCAAGCTTGCAGACgacaagtggtaggcctgatgaccaacaatgacgagacagcctacagggaggtgtattcacaccacttgactttttccaaatgttgttgttaCAGCCAGGATTTAAAATTGATTCATTTGAGATcatgtcactgatctacacacaataccaaataatgtcaaagtggaattttgtttggACATTTTTTAGAAATTAATTTTAAGAAGTgaaaactgaaatgtcttgagtcaataagtattcaacccctttgtcatggcaagcctaaataagttccggagtaaaaatgtgcttaacatatcgaaaaataagttgcatggacttgttacggatacagttatcctgtgtgtgtgtgtatcctgtgtgtgtgtttcttttctctccttctcccctcacaggtgaaaaccatcactccccaatcagtcaacaatcaatcatcaatcagaagacacacctcctatttcctgacctatcacagttccttccccatggtttaaaaacctcatcatttgtttgttctaaagctcagctcagctcaatctctagctcagctcaatctctctgtaaatgccatgtctgtaggtctctgtgtttcactctcgctttatgtcttaacctctcttttgtttaaagcacctccatagcactttgtcatcacctgtgagtattgtttttgggttatggtgtttgtttgtttgctggtaggaaaaggggaaaccaagacaagtcgcccatgggcatacactacccgtaggtaaactttgttaaatacactagttagaactgggcggaccacccactgtatttttggttagttagttgttgttaaagtaggctagtctagcttaggggtgtgttattgtatatttattgtttctttccttgggtccagctcagccccttttcctgctccccccattaccgtgtgtttataaataaacctggagtttgacggtagatttctgttgtcgtggttatttcgtgcacacttttactttgtcacaataataactTGCATGAGTtgtgttacgggtctcattaccatcccccctagactgtcgggccaaaagggattcgtaacagacTCATTCCATGTTCAACGACaatggttaacatgattttttgaaTGCCAACCACagctctgtaccccacacaatacaattatctgtaaggtccctcaatagAGTAGTGAATATCAAGTACAGATTAAACTACAAAAACCtaggaggtttttcaatgcctcgcaaagaaggtcaCCGATTGGTAAACGTCAAAATAAAAAAAGCAGacgctgaatatccctttgagcattgtgaagttattattaggctttggatggtgtatcaatacactaaATCCAGGCTGCAACAAGAAATTGTAGATtcagtcaaggggtttgaatactttctgaaggcaatgtatatTTTTTCCACGTAGATATTTTAATAGTGTGTTATATTGTAGCATTGTATTGATGTTGATTgttttctgcccagggaatacaGATGGAAATGAGCCATCGAATTAAATCTGATGCAATGGATTGACCATGGTACATGGTCCctgacaaataaataaaaaatatgcacTTCACTTAAAAGACAAATGCTTCTCTAGAGTTAACATATTTGATGTATGTACAGCAGTTAAGAGACTGTAGATATGCACTGTACTGGATACATGGAAAGTGGCAACTCTAGACTAGGCTCTAGTCTAGTCTGTCGATTTTCAGTTTCTATTAATCCTGTTTCTACTTTCTTACTTCTGTTTCTATTTGTCAAGGCAACAATTCTGTTTTGTTGAATGCAAAACTCTCAAAATGGCACTCTGGAGGTGAATCCATTCAGACCCAGGCATTTTTACCACAGACAATCAGCTTTATGATGCATTAAATGGTTACATTTAACGAAATGGCCTAGAATCACATGCAATCCATTGACAATTACCTGTTCCCAAAGACAACAACTAGAATGCACTTTTATTAGGCGATAAATGTCGTGGCTGAGTCAGAATTAGTTCGGTAACATTCATAAATAAGTTATGTTTTATTTACATAATAATGCTTGTGAGATTTGTATGTTAGGATGTCTTCTTTTGGATAATACTGTTGGCAGTTTGCAGTTATCCCTTCTCTGCTAGGGCTTAGTCActaggggcccagagaggggagagttcaGGCTCGTCTTCATATGTCaatgtatctgttaaaccatgtgaacCACTATGAAGAATAtcaggaggggaggacagaatggaggcttgtcttcttatgggaatgtgtctgtaactattacatgtcccctctgaggttgcccttatcttgatcTAGTATATGACTTAAGAGGCTCACTGTCTcggtgagcttgtccaggaggtGTATTTGAGATAggagtatctagaattgacaattgatatatgccattgaaTGAGGTAATGGTTTGGTACTGTTGTACCAACAACGAGATATGAACTTCTTTTAGGAAACCAAACTGAActataatttatagctaatgctatctagctatgggatactcctctttcAAGTAAAAGGTTATTTGtgtaatgttcctaagatctgttattcgtcatgtgagttgagatgggatgtgtcttggctataaattatactaagaactgttttgtaagcactctcagggaattcatttatagacactgaattgatctgagagacagagagctatggtgaagctcatataattaaagatggactttataatatgactgacttgtgtgtggtttgctctctcattatttggtaatacaggaaatttctACAACAGAAATAACAATGAAATTGCATTTGGAACTCAGCCCCCCTGTTTTGAACACCAcatttttagtgtgtgtgtgtgtgtgtgtgtgtggggggggggcgcTTGCctattttgcatgttattttggcattaatacacatcacatatcagtttgcaaacaatttttaaatatatataattgagttaataaagctgcatacaaacatggtctctttgttttcttgagtaaggcagctccaaaatgctgGTGTTTCAGCcttgctcagtgctttctgtggtggtggggcaagccagcagaaaataagGAGCGTTATGCCGTGATTGGTTCAGTGTTCTGTCattcatggggacactacatcaccaaaaaatctaagGGTAGACCTCAAATTcgagccccttgggtgctgccatagagttacattagaagtgcccatctaCGAagactcaaggtcattggccacagatatatatacacatcaaATCACTCgaagctttgattggactgatcatgtcaacatcatactttcaaaatcttagctagcaagctagcataaataatcatgaatcaagtcaacaatctacttttcaatccttgtcatatgaatagaaatgatagataaaacgtatcaatGCTAATCagccataaacattacacaacaagttggaaatcacaaattcaacaatgagtggtgtGGAAGGAATCAGACAGTGGCTGTGTGATCACAAATCAGGGATTAAGgggctcttttccaagtttaaaatgataaacattcaagcTAGGCCATGCtatcaatgaagcatgatttgtgccacgCTCAAAACAAATTAACTCGGAACTGCGAAaacttgacttcagtgagttcaagacaactgggaagtcgggaataaacgagctccgactgggaaaatatttTGAGCTGTCATCCAACTCCGGTCTCTTTCTAGAGTTATGACCTGAAGATCAATgatgtcatcatgattcaaccttgtttccCCCCCAAGAGTtctcagttgttttgaaagcaccataaatccagagaagaGAGAATTCctgactttgatgacaaaatttgcacACAAAGGACTGCCGCGCCAACTTCccgtgagcacagcacaacaggggagttcaaaaatgtattgtatgctgctgcataaattatgtaatatgctagggagatatatatactgtagcaAAGAGAGTAGTACTAAGTGTATGTTATGTAgtaatttggtctatttacccctcttaatttcacctacatgtggtgcacatgtagcctataacctgttttagagaaatgtaatcatttaaTATTTTAAGAGCTTATATGCTcactttatttatcctacggttctgaattggtgtacagggagaacactaagaaCGACCCATGTTCTggattctgtcgctgtacatttcaaaagtgataaacaaatggctatattgactacgtctgtcctagctcgctcattactgtcttaatctaaattacggattgcctcttatccgcttgtcgtccccttatgctatagtttgtacatctcaattgtcagtagaaaccacatttgtgtaggcaagtcagccatatcacctatgtttttttttaaagcagtaaatgaggctggatgaactgtttcgctggcagacaaggctccactgatgaccaggtgtagcagtggtaagatgttgagACTGCTGTATGTAGGCACCATTTGTCACCCTTATAgcgcaattaatgtattgtttagtgatgTGTTggggctttgctggcatgcatcccacttttaTAATTTTTTGCcctaccaagatttacatgctaaaatcgccaatGTATGTAACAGTCCTATTGTGCTGTGAAAATGTTTAATGCATGGTTTGTTTAGTCTTGCCAGATGCTTACCGTAATTTGACATTCTGTCCCGTGTAGGCCTCGTATGGTTTCTCCACATTTGTGAACTCAAAGTCGAAGGTCCGGGACTGCGTTAGCTCTCCCGGTTGGGCCAAGTCTTTAACCAGAGATACAAACTCATAGTTGTTTCCCCTGTCGTAGTACAGCTCTGAAAAGAGAGAAATGGTTGTTGGTATCACCAGACGCTTTACTTTCTAATCTATCCCATTAAAAGGCATTACAAGTACTATAGAGAGAGATTCAAGGTAATGCAACAAAATTACAACTGGTTCCTGCATCTTACAAGGGTGtaaaaaatgtacattttattAGTCGgaaacacatatttagcagatgttattgcgggtgtagcaaaataaTTATCTAACAAGTTAtctagtagtatctaacaattcacaacaatacagacaaatctaaaagtaaaagctcagtccgatgatgctgtgacatatCCCGCCCCAgaccaaatcaatcccgctctaGAGTGCAGttctcggtgtaacgctcattcctttgacgataaacgcgaatccgaccatcacccctggtgaaacaaaaccatgactcgtcagtgaagagcacttttgccagtccCGTGTTCCACAGgtatga
The sequence above is a segment of the Oncorhynchus gorbuscha isolate QuinsamMale2020 ecotype Even-year linkage group LG16, OgorEven_v1.0, whole genome shotgun sequence genome. Coding sequences within it:
- the LOC123998789 gene encoding vacuolar protein sorting-associated protein 26B-like → MSFFSFGQSAQIDIVLNDAETRKKAEHKTEDGKKDQYFLFYDGDTVSGKVNLTLKNPGKRLEHQGIKIEFIGKIELYYDRGNNYEFVSLVKDLAQPGELTQSRTFDFEFTNVEKPYEAYTGQNVKLRYFLRVTVSRRLNNISKEMDIVVHTLSMFPDLNSSIKMEVGIEDCLHIEFEYNKSKYHLKDVIVGKIYFLLVRIKIRHMEINIIKRETTGTGTNVYHENDTIAKYEIMDGAPVRGESIPIRLFLAGYEITPTMRDINKKYSVRYYLNLVLIDEEERRYFKQQEITLWRRGDVVRKSMSLQAAIASQRFECSSSDEKALAHAQDKKP